The Pseudomonas solani genome segment CCAGCAATGGCTGTTCGGCGGCGTGCTGGTGGGCTTCGGGGTGAGGTTGGCGCTGTTGCGTGACATGTAGGGCGGGTGAAACCCGCGTGACAGGGGATGTATGTGTCGGGTTTCACCCGACCTGCGGGCATCGCGAATGAATTGGCTCTGTTTGAATTAGCAGTTGTGGTTTTAAAGCAAGCGCTCAAGCACGGCCCGTTCCGGGCTCCCAAGAGTTTCCGCCACCTCCACAGCATGGGTTTCGCTTCGCTCTACCCATCCTACGAAAGCCGCCACTTGCACGCTGGGTTGGTGCGCACATCAATGTGAGGATTCGAGCGAAGAACGGTGGAGCAGCCGCCAAACGCCCCTTCCCAGGAGGCCGAGCGAATCGTCGTCCATTCTTCCAGCAACACTCAGCGCAGACACAGCCCATGCATTCGTCCCCACAGAGCGGTCAGGGTGTGGCGCCACGGGCCAGCGAACCCCATCGGGCGATGGGGTTCGTGGGGCGGGGTTACGGGGCGATGGTTTCGGCGTGGTGGCAGGCGACCTGGCGGGCGTCCAGCGCGCGCAGTTCGGGGACTTCCACCTGGCAGCGCTCGGTGGCGTAGGGGCAGCGCTTGTGGAAGGCGCAGCCGCTGGGCGGGTCGAGGGGGTTGGGCAGTTCGCCGACGATCTTGATCTTCGGCTTGGCCGGGTCCGGGTGGATGGTCGGCGTGGCCGAGAGCAGCGCGCGGGTGTAGGGGTGCAACGGGCGCTCGTAGATGAGCTCCGCCGGGCCGATCTCCGCCGGGCGGCCGAGGTACATCACCAGCACGTCGTCCGCCACGTGCTGCACCACCGAGAGGTTGTGGGAGATGAACACGTAGCCGGTGTTGAAGCGCTCCTGCAGGTCCATGAACAGGTTGAGGACCTGGGCCTGGATGGAAACGTCCAGCGCCGAGGTGGGTTCGTCCGCCACCAGCACCTTGGGGTTGAGCATCATGGCGCGGGCCAGGGCGATGCGCTGGCGCTGGCCCCCGGAGAACATGTGCGGGTAGCGCTGGTAGTGCTCGGGGCGCAGGCCCACCTGCTGCATCATCGCCTGCACCTGCTCGCGGCGCTCGGCGCGGGACAGCGAGGTGTTGATCAGCAGCGGCTCGGCCAGCTGGTCACCGATCTTCTGCCGCGGGTTGAGGGATGCATAGGGGTTCTGGAACACCATCTGCACGTCGCGGCGCATCTGCTTGCGCTGCAGGCCGTTGGCGCGGGTGACTTCCTGCCCGGCGATTTGCAGGGAGCCGGAGCTGGGGATTTCGATCAGGGTCAGGGCGCGGGCCAGGGTGGACTTGCCGCAGCCGGATTCGCCGACCACGGCGAGGGTCTTGCCGGCCTGCAGTTCGAAGGACACGCCATTGAGGGCGCGCACCGTGGCCGTGCCTTTGAACAGGCCACGGGAGATGTCGTAGTGACGGGTCAGGTCACGGGCGGTCAGTACGGCAGTCATCAGGCCACCTCGCCGAGATTCAGGGGGAAGAAGCAGCGCACCGCGCCATGTTCGTGCGGGTCCAGGCCGGGGCGGCGCTCGCGGCAGCTGGCCTGGGCGTAGGGGCAGCGCGGCGACAGCAGGCAGCCGTGGGGCCGGTCGTAGCGGCCGGGGACGATGCCGGGCAGGGTGGCCAGGCGGCGCTGGCCCTGGCTGTGCTCGGGAATCGCCTTGAGCAGTGCTTCGGTGTAGGGGTGGGTCGGGGCATCGAACAGGCGCGGCACTTCGCCGATTTCCACCGCCTGGCCGGCGTACATCACACAGACGCGGTCGGCGGTTTCGGCCACCACCGCCAGGTCGTGGGTGATCAGCACCAGGCCCATGCCCTGGTCGCGCTGCAGATCCAGCAGCAGGTCCATGATCTGCGCCTGGATGGTCACGTCGAGGGCGGTTGTGGGTTCGTCGGCGATCAGCAGCTTGGGTTCGGCGGCGATGGCCATGGCGATGGCCACGCGCTGGCTCATGCCCCGGAGAGCTGGTGGGGGTAGGCGTCGAGGCGGCTGGCGGCGCCGG includes the following:
- a CDS encoding peptide ABC transporter ATP-binding protein, translating into MTAVLTARDLTRHYDISRGLFKGTATVRALNGVSFELQAGKTLAVVGESGCGKSTLARALTLIEIPSSGSLQIAGQEVTRANGLQRKQMRRDVQMVFQNPYASLNPRQKIGDQLAEPLLINTSLSRAERREQVQAMMQQVGLRPEHYQRYPHMFSGGQRQRIALARAMMLNPKVLVADEPTSALDVSIQAQVLNLFMDLQERFNTGYVFISHNLSVVQHVADDVLVMYLGRPAEIGPAELIYERPLHPYTRALLSATPTIHPDPAKPKIKIVGELPNPLDPPSGCAFHKRCPYATERCQVEVPELRALDARQVACHHAETIAP